The Streptomyces xanthii genome has a segment encoding these proteins:
- a CDS encoding ParA family protein, producing MSSPFAAPDSRLNLPQIPWGSLSHIFMFGNGKGGVGKSSVSANAAGKAARSGLRTLIIDCNAQGNIARELGYKRAEWNDGGAGLLESLRTGTALRPQRNVRENLDVVMGGPALGDEFGIFFHTLLAKEGPHAYLRLLMCLLPIAHEYQIIILDTPPENPSLQRLALSTARWLVIPVKSDGGAEDGLAQIGLEFSYVRFVSQLNPHLELLGVLLFDTGRNYTGIHADVRQQVQKVLGEEAHMFKHLIGHTESVARLVRKRGLLVQELADRRREGDRSVPETVEGLVADYEGFTEEMFARALELRKDAAA from the coding sequence ATGTCCAGTCCCTTCGCGGCACCTGACAGCCGACTGAACCTGCCCCAGATCCCGTGGGGCTCGCTGTCGCACATCTTCATGTTCGGCAACGGCAAGGGCGGCGTGGGCAAGTCGTCCGTGTCGGCCAACGCGGCCGGCAAGGCGGCGCGCAGCGGTCTGCGTACGCTCATCATCGACTGCAACGCGCAGGGCAACATCGCGCGCGAGCTCGGCTACAAGCGGGCCGAGTGGAACGACGGGGGAGCGGGTCTCCTGGAGTCGCTGCGCACCGGCACGGCGCTCCGGCCGCAGCGCAACGTCCGCGAGAACCTGGACGTCGTGATGGGCGGCCCGGCCCTCGGTGACGAGTTCGGCATCTTCTTCCACACGCTGCTCGCGAAGGAAGGGCCGCACGCGTACCTGCGGCTGCTGATGTGCCTGCTGCCGATCGCGCACGAGTACCAGATCATCATTCTCGACACCCCGCCCGAGAACCCGTCGCTGCAGCGGCTCGCGCTGTCGACGGCACGCTGGCTGGTGATCCCGGTCAAGAGCGACGGGGGAGCGGAGGACGGTCTGGCGCAGATCGGCCTGGAGTTCTCTTACGTGCGGTTCGTCAGTCAGCTCAATCCGCACCTGGAGCTCCTGGGCGTGCTGCTGTTCGACACGGGCCGCAACTACACCGGCATCCACGCCGACGTACGCCAGCAGGTGCAGAAGGTCCTCGGCGAAGAGGCCCACATGTTCAAGCACCTCATCGGGCACACGGAGTCGGTGGCCCGGCTCGTGCGCAAACGAGGTCTGCTCGTGCAGGAGTTGGCCGACCGGCGCCGGGAGGGTGACCGCTCGGTCCCGGAGACCGTCGAGGGTCTGGTCGCCGACTATGAAGGATTCACCGAAGAGATGTTCGCTCGGGCACTCGAGCTGAGGAAGGACGCAGCCGCATGA
- a CDS encoding transcriptional regulator, which produces MPDRNLEFGKYGAQGIKGHEAVARQLDRLAGFIATPVTARRGLMARLHYLTRTPHARAAARDAGLTVTDRTLKAWLDGKRQPTRQNLERIDAAYLTVRRANVSRHLLARLNRQGRGTRVEFHPLNQSQVPRPRQRVIDYRTLNVRRWDRIVEAWAAGDEGALDEAWVNDVVVDLGSQWGEYEYVTAIGFAA; this is translated from the coding sequence ATGCCGGACAGGAACCTCGAGTTCGGCAAGTACGGCGCCCAGGGCATCAAGGGGCACGAGGCCGTGGCGCGGCAGCTGGACCGGCTCGCCGGGTTCATCGCGACGCCCGTCACGGCCCGTCGTGGCCTCATGGCGCGCCTGCACTACCTGACCCGTACCCCGCACGCCCGGGCCGCCGCGCGGGACGCAGGGCTGACCGTCACGGACCGCACGCTGAAGGCGTGGCTCGACGGCAAGCGGCAGCCGACGCGGCAGAACCTGGAGCGGATCGACGCCGCGTACCTCACGGTGCGCCGGGCGAACGTCTCCCGGCACCTGCTGGCCCGTCTGAACCGTCAGGGCCGGGGCACACGCGTGGAGTTCCATCCGCTGAACCAGTCGCAGGTGCCGCGCCCGCGCCAGCGCGTCATCGACTACCGCACCCTGAACGTGCGCCGCTGGGACCGGATCGTGGAGGCCTGGGCGGCCGGTGACGAGGGTGCGCTGGACGAGGCGTGGGTGAACGACGTCGTCGTCGATCTGGGCTCTCAGTGGGGCGAGTACGAGTACGTGACCGCGATCGGGTTCGCCGCCTAG
- a CDS encoding dihydrofolate reductase, whose protein sequence is MSATNGAGSASGVQGVGLIWAQTPAGVIGADNGIPWHLPEDLAHFKATTLGQPVIMGRRTWDSLPVRFRPLPGRRNIVLTRDPQWAAEGAERTASVPEALALANGPAWVMGGGEIYRAALPHATRLSVTEVDTTVDGDTHAPVPGPEWKITEDGDWQTSTTGLRYRIRLYARS, encoded by the coding sequence ATGAGCGCCACGAACGGTGCGGGCAGCGCGAGCGGCGTGCAGGGCGTCGGCCTCATCTGGGCCCAGACGCCCGCCGGCGTGATCGGCGCGGACAACGGGATCCCCTGGCACCTCCCCGAGGACCTGGCCCACTTCAAGGCCACCACCCTCGGACAGCCCGTGATCATGGGCCGCCGGACCTGGGACTCGCTGCCCGTCCGCTTCCGCCCCCTCCCGGGCCGCCGCAACATCGTGCTCACCAGAGACCCTCAGTGGGCCGCAGAAGGCGCTGAGCGCACCGCCTCCGTCCCCGAGGCCCTCGCCCTCGCGAACGGCCCCGCATGGGTCATGGGAGGCGGCGAGATCTACCGCGCAGCCCTGCCGCACGCCACGCGGCTGTCCGTCACCGAGGTCGACACGACCGTCGACGGCGACACCCACGCCCCCGTACCGGGCCCGGAGTGGAAGATCACCGAGGACGGCGACTGGCAGACCTCGACGACCGGCCTGCGCTACCGCATCCGCCTGTACGCCCGCTCGTAG
- a CDS encoding thymidylate synthase, with the protein MVDTQYEDLLKHVLTSGTAKADRTGTGTRSVFGHQLRYDLSQGFPLVTTKKVHLKSIVYELLWFLRGDSNVGWLQENGVSIWDEWADESGELGPVYGVQWRSWPTPDGRHIDQISQVLDTLSNDPDSRRMIVSAWNVAELDKMALAPCHAFFQFYVADGKLSCQLYQRSADLFLGVPFNIASYALLTHMVAQQTGLEPGDFIWTGGDCHIYDNHVEQVTKQLSRTPYAFPELKLHKADSIFDYAYSDVEVLGYQHHPGIKAQVAV; encoded by the coding sequence GTGGTGGACACTCAGTACGAAGACCTGTTGAAGCACGTGCTCACGTCGGGGACGGCCAAGGCCGACCGGACGGGCACCGGTACCCGGAGTGTCTTCGGGCACCAACTGCGCTACGACCTCTCGCAGGGATTCCCCCTGGTCACCACCAAGAAGGTGCACCTCAAGTCGATCGTGTACGAGCTGCTGTGGTTCCTGCGCGGCGACTCGAACGTCGGCTGGCTCCAGGAGAACGGCGTCAGCATCTGGGACGAGTGGGCCGACGAGAGCGGCGAGCTCGGCCCCGTCTACGGCGTCCAGTGGCGCTCCTGGCCCACCCCCGACGGCCGGCACATCGACCAGATCAGCCAGGTCCTCGACACGCTGAGCAACGACCCGGACTCCCGCCGCATGATCGTGTCGGCCTGGAACGTGGCGGAGCTCGACAAGATGGCGCTCGCCCCGTGCCACGCCTTCTTCCAGTTCTACGTCGCCGACGGCAAGCTCTCCTGCCAGCTGTACCAGCGCAGCGCGGACCTGTTCCTCGGCGTCCCGTTCAACATCGCCAGCTACGCCCTGCTCACGCACATGGTGGCCCAGCAGACGGGCCTCGAGCCCGGCGACTTCATCTGGACCGGCGGCGACTGCCACATCTACGACAACCACGTCGAGCAGGTCACCAAGCAGCTGTCCCGCACCCCGTACGCGTTCCCTGAGCTGAAGCTGCACAAGGCGGACTCGATCTTCGACTACGCCTACTCCGACGTCGAGGTGCTCGGCTACCAGCACCACCCCGGCATCAAGGCCCAGGTCGCCGTATGA
- a CDS encoding bifunctional DNA primase/polymerase, whose product MPSELRSPRSDSRRFVSDPSVSELPWATARWCARRGWPVHPLAPGRKTPAGNCENCRNSAHAPADCACLPLGRWCHGFHAATLDQRRIQQWWTQHPDFGVGVACGPAGLVVIDIDAHPAPAPSRDRVLPGIPIADHVDLTGLATGFHSLGVLAALRGHQSPAEDTGTLRVRTPSGGLHVWYRAEDNRRWQCSTGSSTGRALAWQVDVRAHGGYIIAPGTTTHAGTYTAVGETREPAALPLWLAQELERTGHLPAANIPAPRPVPPRAQQAVLAAGGGRARTGNTLTSVLAPVAACGQVSEGAGFSDVLNRAAFTLGGLVAAGRLSREEAERALRETASAARPGQDRRSEQIIASGLAAGLLKPLYAAGGRP is encoded by the coding sequence ATGCCTTCTGAGCTGCGTTCTCCTCGCAGCGACTCACGCCGGTTCGTCTCTGATCCCTCAGTTTCCGAGCTGCCGTGGGCCACTGCCCGCTGGTGCGCCCGCCGGGGCTGGCCGGTCCATCCGCTGGCCCCCGGACGCAAGACCCCCGCGGGCAACTGCGAGAACTGCCGGAACTCCGCCCACGCGCCCGCGGACTGCGCTTGCCTGCCGCTGGGTCGCTGGTGCCACGGGTTCCACGCCGCCACGCTCGACCAGCGCCGCATCCAGCAGTGGTGGACGCAGCACCCCGACTTCGGGGTCGGCGTCGCCTGCGGTCCGGCCGGCCTGGTCGTGATCGACATCGACGCCCATCCGGCGCCCGCCCCGAGCCGGGACCGGGTCCTGCCGGGCATCCCGATCGCCGACCACGTGGACCTGACCGGCCTGGCGACCGGTTTCCACTCGCTGGGCGTGCTCGCCGCTCTGCGGGGCCACCAGAGCCCGGCCGAGGACACCGGCACCCTGCGCGTGCGCACGCCCTCCGGCGGCCTGCACGTCTGGTACCGGGCCGAGGACAACCGGCGCTGGCAGTGCTCCACCGGATCCAGCACCGGGCGCGCGCTCGCCTGGCAGGTCGACGTCCGTGCCCACGGGGGCTACATCATCGCTCCGGGCACCACCACGCACGCGGGCACGTACACCGCGGTCGGGGAGACCAGGGAGCCCGCGGCGCTGCCGCTGTGGCTCGCCCAGGAGCTCGAGCGCACCGGGCACCTGCCCGCCGCCAACATCCCCGCGCCCCGGCCCGTACCGCCGCGGGCGCAGCAGGCCGTGCTCGCCGCCGGGGGAGGGCGCGCCCGCACGGGCAACACGCTCACCTCGGTGCTGGCCCCGGTCGCCGCCTGTGGCCAGGTCTCCGAGGGCGCCGGCTTCTCCGACGTCCTCAACCGAGCCGCCTTCACCCTGGGCGGTCTCGTCGCGGCCGGACGGCTGTCCCGCGAGGAAGCCGAACGGGCCCTGCGGGAAACGGCCTCAGCGGCCCGTCCAGGGCAGGACAGGCGCTCCGAGCAGATCATTGCCAGCGGCCTCGCCGCAGGTCTCCTGAAGCCCCTCTACGCCGCTGGAGGACGCCCGTGA
- a CDS encoding DNA primase family protein, whose protein sequence is MTSPGNETLFDFDPAAVAAQIRNQGGVPLPAQADGSPTASTEATAAGLLPDTLTDRGNAKLFVKLYANDYRHVPGIGWYRWDTTRWQIDEDDTVLWAAGDLAENIATHDARGVFTTSALQQHRRRALSTTGINAMLTQAKSAPGIVLNAARLDADPYALCTPDGIVDLRTGLIKTPDPDKDFHSRSTSVGPHHGNPPRWNRFLSDTFGDDAEGREMIDFLQLMLGYSVTGDVGGQVLPFLFGAGKNGKSVLLDVLMKLLGDYADAAPPGFLMSRPYEGHPTDLAELHGRRVIVCSEVKHGDKFDEARVKLLTGGDRIKARRMRQDFFSFQPTHKLWLLGNHRPEVGTGGFAFWRRMRLIPFERVVSDERKIDNLADILVTEEGPGILGWLIDGARRYLGGEKDLTGPERVRIATTAYAETEDHTGRFFEECCSLAPELRAEQAGLYAAYKTWCHNEGAPAMSSRAFAARARELAGLASPKEMILSNQRKYYPGIGLLTDEEREATA, encoded by the coding sequence GTGACGTCTCCCGGCAACGAGACCCTCTTCGACTTCGACCCCGCAGCCGTGGCCGCCCAGATCCGCAACCAGGGAGGCGTGCCCCTGCCCGCCCAGGCCGATGGTTCCCCCACCGCGAGCACCGAGGCGACCGCCGCGGGGCTGCTGCCCGACACCCTCACCGACCGCGGCAACGCCAAGCTGTTCGTCAAGCTCTACGCCAACGACTACCGGCACGTCCCGGGCATCGGCTGGTACCGCTGGGACACGACCCGCTGGCAGATCGACGAGGACGACACCGTCCTGTGGGCCGCCGGCGACCTGGCGGAGAACATCGCCACGCACGACGCCCGCGGCGTGTTCACGACCAGCGCGCTGCAGCAGCACCGCCGCCGCGCCCTGTCCACGACCGGCATCAACGCGATGCTCACCCAGGCCAAGTCGGCGCCCGGCATCGTGCTCAACGCCGCCCGCCTCGACGCCGACCCGTACGCCCTGTGCACCCCGGACGGCATCGTCGACCTGCGCACCGGGCTGATCAAGACGCCCGACCCGGACAAGGACTTCCACTCCCGCTCCACGAGCGTCGGCCCGCACCACGGCAACCCTCCGCGCTGGAACCGTTTCCTCAGCGACACCTTCGGCGACGACGCCGAGGGCCGCGAGATGATCGACTTCCTCCAGCTGATGCTGGGCTACTCCGTCACCGGAGACGTCGGCGGCCAGGTCCTGCCGTTCCTCTTCGGCGCCGGCAAGAACGGCAAGTCTGTCCTCCTCGACGTCCTCATGAAGCTGCTCGGCGACTACGCGGACGCGGCCCCGCCCGGCTTCCTCATGTCCCGCCCCTACGAGGGCCACCCCACCGATCTCGCCGAACTGCACGGCCGCCGCGTCATCGTGTGCAGCGAGGTCAAGCACGGCGACAAGTTCGACGAGGCCCGCGTCAAGCTCCTCACGGGCGGAGACCGGATCAAGGCGCGGCGGATGCGGCAGGACTTCTTCAGCTTCCAGCCCACCCACAAGCTCTGGCTGCTCGGCAACCACCGCCCCGAGGTCGGCACCGGCGGCTTCGCGTTCTGGCGCCGCATGCGGCTCATCCCGTTCGAACGCGTCGTCTCCGACGAGCGGAAGATCGACAACCTCGCGGACATCCTCGTCACCGAGGAAGGGCCGGGGATCCTGGGCTGGTTGATCGACGGGGCGCGCCGTTATCTGGGCGGGGAGAAGGACCTCACCGGGCCCGAACGCGTCCGCATCGCCACCACCGCGTACGCGGAGACCGAGGACCACACCGGACGCTTCTTCGAGGAGTGCTGCAGCCTCGCTCCCGAACTCCGCGCCGAGCAGGCGGGACTCTACGCCGCGTACAAGACGTGGTGCCACAATGAGGGTGCGCCCGCCATGTCCTCTCGCGCGTTCGCGGCGCGCGCCCGCGAACTGGCCGGACTCGCCTCGCCCAAGGAGATGATCCTGTCCAACCAGCGCAAGTACTACCCGGGCATCGGACTGCTCACTGACGAGGAGAGGGAAGCCACCGCATGA
- a CDS encoding DUF6009 family protein, giving the protein MSSLITEDEISHEQELVWLEDVSSLDYVRQSLDRLSSRRGKPAYHRDGRMVGYAVLGPKAKASRSSGTFRRRVFWLLPHDRDTDPEGLYATGAPAEAVDPGTIAPRVKGYKTERSEGGPPSAAMREIGTQLPL; this is encoded by the coding sequence ATGAGCTCCCTGATCACCGAGGACGAGATCAGCCACGAGCAGGAGCTGGTCTGGCTCGAGGACGTCAGCTCCCTCGACTACGTACGCCAGAGCCTGGACCGGCTCTCCAGCCGGCGCGGCAAGCCCGCCTACCACCGCGACGGACGCATGGTCGGCTACGCCGTCCTCGGTCCCAAGGCCAAGGCCTCCCGTTCCTCGGGCACCTTCCGCCGCCGCGTCTTCTGGCTGCTCCCGCACGACCGCGACACCGACCCCGAGGGTCTCTACGCCACCGGCGCGCCCGCCGAGGCCGTCGATCCCGGGACCATCGCGCCTCGCGTCAAGGGGTACAAGACCGAGCGTTCGGAGGGCGGGCCGCCGTCGGCAGCCATGCGCGAGATCGGGACGCAGCTGCCGCTCTGA
- a CDS encoding DNA primase family protein, whose amino-acid sequence MSNGHHALIDVAERDARLPETLTDRGSAKLFVRTHAREFRYVPELGWYRWNGGRWHADQDDTVLWAAGDLAEALADHDPRGRFTAQELHEHRRRALSTIGMNAMLAQARTAPGMVLNAAQLDGDPYALCTPGGIVDLRTGVVRTPDPDHDFHSRSTQVAPASVPTPLWDRFLGDTFGDDAEGREMIDFLQLMLGYSVTGDVGGQVLPFLFGAGKNGKSVLLDVVMKLMGDYADAAPPGFLMSRPYDGHPTDLAELHGRRIVVCHEIKPGDRFDEARVKLLTGGDRIKARRMRQDFFSFQPTHKLWLVGNHRPEVGTGGFAFWRRMRLIPFERVVSDERRIDNLADILVTEEGPGILGWLIDGARRYLGGEKDLTGPERVRIATTAYADTEDHTGRFLSESCALETGERTEQAGLYVTYRKWCGNEGASPVSSRAFAVRVRELLGLDSPHAMILSNQRKYYPGLALTACEERA is encoded by the coding sequence ATGAGCAACGGGCACCACGCACTGATCGACGTGGCCGAACGCGACGCGAGGCTCCCCGAGACGCTGACCGACCGCGGCAGCGCGAAACTGTTCGTGAGGACCCATGCGCGCGAGTTCCGGTACGTGCCGGAACTCGGCTGGTACCGCTGGAACGGCGGCCGCTGGCACGCGGATCAGGACGACACGGTGTTATGGGCGGCGGGAGATCTCGCGGAGGCATTAGCCGACCATGATCCGCGTGGTCGGTTCACCGCGCAGGAACTGCACGAGCACCGGCGCCGGGCCCTGAGCACCATCGGCATGAACGCCATGCTCGCGCAGGCCAGGACCGCACCCGGCATGGTGCTCAACGCCGCCCAGCTGGACGGTGATCCGTACGCCCTGTGCACGCCCGGCGGCATCGTCGACCTGCGCACCGGCGTGGTCCGTACGCCCGACCCGGACCACGACTTCCACTCCCGCTCCACGCAGGTGGCCCCGGCATCCGTGCCGACGCCGCTGTGGGACCGCTTCCTCGGCGACACCTTCGGCGACGACGCCGAGGGCCGCGAGATGATCGACTTCCTCCAGCTGATGCTGGGCTACTCCGTCACCGGTGACGTCGGCGGCCAGGTGCTCCCGTTCCTCTTCGGTGCCGGCAAGAACGGCAAGTCCGTCCTCCTCGACGTGGTGATGAAGCTGATGGGGGACTACGCGGACGCGGCGCCGCCCGGCTTCCTCATGTCCCGCCCCTATGACGGTCACCCCACGGATCTGGCCGAGCTCCACGGCCGCAGGATCGTCGTCTGTCATGAAATCAAACCGGGCGACCGGTTCGATGAGGCGCGGGTGAAGCTGCTGACGGGTGGTGACCGGATCAAGGCGCGGCGGATGCGGCAGGACTTCTTCAGCTTCCAGCCCACCCACAAGCTCTGGCTGGTGGGCAACCACCGCCCCGAGGTGGGGACGGGCGGGTTCGCGTTCTGGCGCCGTATGCGGCTCATCCCGTTCGAGCGGGTCGTCTCCGACGAGCGGAGGATCGACAACCTCGCGGACATCCTCGTCACCGAGGAAGGGCCGGGGATCCTGGGCTGGTTGATCGACGGGGCGCGCCGTTATCTGGGCGGGGAGAAGGACCTCACCGGGCCCGAACGCGTCCGGATCGCCACCACCGCGTACGCGGACACCGAGGACCACACCGGACGCTTCCTGAGCGAGTCCTGCGCCCTGGAGACCGGAGAGCGGACGGAGCAGGCGGGGCTGTATGTCACCTACAGGAAGTGGTGCGGGAATGAAGGGGCGTCCCCCGTCTCGTCCCGCGCCTTCGCGGTCAGGGTCCGGGAACTCCTGGGCCTGGACTCGCCGCACGCCATGATCCTGTCCAACCAGCGCAAGTACTACCCCGGCCTGGCGCTGACCGCCTGTGAGGAGCGAGCGTGA
- a CDS encoding FAD-dependent monooxygenase, with the protein MQVAIVGGGPVGMCLAAELAEYGVRTLVVESRTSVSRRPKATTLHARSVQCLVRRGHLTGLVSAGGAASRPFHFAGIPGLEISAPEGEPEPVLKCAQADLERAFEARARAAGARVLRGLSVTDVVQEQDAVRITATGPGGRWSWRAGYLVGADGARSTVRELAGIGSDTYPATVSAMMGRVRLRHADDLREGWHRTRRGWIVAKGAPDGALHLRTLNCQGEHADRHRPLALDELRREVSWIAGRDIGMSDPRWLSRFSDFSRVAHAYRSGRVLLAGDAAHVHFPIGGQGLSTGLLDVVNLGWKLALTVLGGAGAGLLDTYDQERRPAAQRVVDNTRAQLALMRPGAELDPLRELFGDLLAKGSEQGLAAMISAQDTVLPLRAGCSSAQEGRFLQNVSLTTEEGVTDVIGLLRPGRPVLLLLGERGSRYAEQARDWAGAVRVVHAAATPELSCDALLVRPDGYIGWASDGDALDTALTAYLGLGRRPAGAPVPAVS; encoded by the coding sequence GTGCAGGTAGCGATAGTCGGTGGGGGGCCGGTCGGGATGTGCCTGGCTGCCGAACTGGCCGAGTACGGAGTGCGGACCCTGGTCGTGGAGTCACGGACCTCGGTGTCCCGGCGGCCCAAGGCGACCACATTGCATGCACGGTCGGTGCAGTGCCTGGTGCGGCGCGGACATCTGACGGGCCTGGTGTCCGCCGGGGGAGCGGCCTCCAGACCCTTCCACTTCGCCGGGATACCCGGGCTCGAGATATCGGCGCCCGAAGGCGAGCCGGAGCCGGTCCTCAAATGCGCGCAGGCCGATCTGGAGCGGGCCTTCGAGGCGCGGGCCAGGGCGGCGGGCGCGCGGGTGCTGCGGGGGCTGTCGGTGACGGACGTGGTGCAGGAGCAGGACGCCGTCCGCATCACCGCCACCGGGCCCGGCGGGCGGTGGAGCTGGCGTGCCGGGTACCTGGTCGGGGCCGACGGTGCCCGCAGCACCGTACGGGAGCTGGCGGGAATCGGCTCGGACACATATCCGGCGACCGTGTCGGCCATGATGGGCCGAGTGCGCCTGCGGCACGCCGATGACCTGCGGGAAGGCTGGCACCGTACCCGGCGCGGCTGGATCGTCGCCAAGGGCGCACCGGACGGGGCGCTTCATCTGCGCACGCTCAACTGCCAGGGCGAGCACGCCGACCGGCACCGGCCGCTGGCGCTCGACGAGCTGCGCCGTGAGGTCAGCTGGATCGCCGGACGCGACATCGGCATGAGCGACCCGCGGTGGCTCAGCCGGTTCAGCGACTTCTCCCGGGTCGCTCACGCCTACCGCTCCGGCAGGGTTCTGCTCGCCGGTGACGCGGCCCATGTGCACTTCCCGATCGGCGGCCAGGGCCTGAGCACCGGTCTGCTCGACGTGGTGAACCTCGGCTGGAAGCTGGCGCTGACCGTGCTCGGCGGGGCGGGGGCGGGGCTGCTCGACACCTACGACCAGGAGCGCAGGCCGGCCGCACAGCGGGTCGTGGACAACACACGGGCCCAGCTCGCCCTGATGCGGCCCGGGGCCGAACTCGACCCGCTGCGGGAGTTGTTCGGCGACCTCCTCGCCAAGGGATCGGAGCAGGGTCTGGCCGCCATGATCAGCGCCCAGGACACGGTGCTGCCCCTGCGCGCCGGCTGTTCGTCGGCACAGGAAGGAAGGTTTCTTCAGAACGTGTCGCTGACCACGGAGGAAGGGGTCACCGATGTCATCGGCCTGCTCCGTCCGGGCAGGCCGGTGCTGTTGCTGCTCGGCGAACGCGGCAGCCGCTACGCGGAGCAGGCCCGGGACTGGGCCGGCGCGGTGCGCGTCGTCCACGCGGCCGCGACGCCCGAACTGTCCTGTGACGCTCTGCTGGTGCGGCCCGACGGATACATCGGCTGGGCCTCCGACGGCGACGCGCTGGACACGGCGCTGACCGCTTATCTGGGTCTGGGACGCCGCCCGGCGGGCGCACCCGTCCCGGCCGTCAGCTGA
- a CDS encoding ScbR family autoregulator-binding transcription factor produces MAKQDRAIRTRQSILLAAAGVFEERGYQAATISEILAAAGVTKGALYFHFQSKEHLAQGVLAQQDLEMALPRNCKVQQVVDMGMLHAYRLQSDPMVRAAVRLSLDQQAQELDRRGPFMRWSDSIRECLQTAQTQGELLPHVVPHESAEVMVGAFAGVQAMSQTVCDYQDLQHRISSLLRHLLPSIVVPSVLAAVDLGENRGEKVFNEMRGLRQQEEELVPAVS; encoded by the coding sequence ATGGCGAAGCAGGACCGGGCGATCCGCACCCGGCAGTCGATCCTTTTGGCTGCCGCCGGCGTCTTCGAGGAACGCGGCTACCAGGCGGCCACGATCAGCGAGATCCTCGCCGCGGCCGGTGTGACCAAGGGTGCCCTGTACTTCCACTTCCAGTCCAAGGAGCACCTCGCCCAGGGCGTACTGGCCCAGCAGGACCTGGAGATGGCCCTGCCGCGGAACTGCAAGGTGCAGCAGGTGGTGGACATGGGCATGCTGCACGCCTACCGGCTGCAGAGCGACCCCATGGTCCGTGCCGCGGTCCGGCTCTCGCTCGACCAGCAGGCCCAGGAGCTGGACCGCAGGGGCCCGTTCATGCGCTGGAGCGACTCGATCCGCGAGTGCCTCCAGACCGCGCAGACCCAGGGCGAGCTGCTGCCGCACGTCGTCCCGCACGAGAGCGCCGAGGTCATGGTGGGCGCCTTCGCGGGCGTCCAGGCCATGTCCCAGACCGTGTGCGACTACCAGGACCTCCAGCACCGCATCTCCAGCCTCCTGCGGCATCTGCTGCCCAGCATCGTCGTGCCCTCGGTCCTGGCCGCCGTCGACCTCGGCGAGAACCGGGGCGAGAAGGTCTTCAACGAGATGCGTGGGCTGCGTCAGCAGGAAGAGGAGCTGGTCCCGGCCGTCAGCTGA
- a CDS encoding SDR family oxidoreductase — translation MILVTGATGTVGRELVGRLPRDRPVRILARDPLRVTGAHAGAEVVSGDYGDTASLARALAGVETAFLVTSRMDGDDERFVDAARGAGVRRVVKLSAAAVSDPGADDVITRWQRDSERLLRDSGMEWTLLRPRAFMSNTLSWAPTVRTDRVVRALYGTSPNSCVDPRDIADVAVRVLTEEGHAGRAYTLTGPEAMTAARQTAELGRQLGVELRFEELALEEARALMSGSRPAPLVEALLDSAARQLRGAKAGVDDAIREVTGRPARSYADWVRDHLSAFAA, via the coding sequence GTGATTCTGGTGACCGGAGCGACAGGCACGGTGGGGCGGGAACTGGTCGGTCGGCTGCCCCGCGACCGGCCCGTGCGGATCCTTGCCCGCGATCCTCTGCGTGTGACAGGGGCACATGCCGGAGCCGAGGTCGTCTCGGGGGACTACGGTGACACCGCCTCGCTCGCCCGGGCACTGGCCGGTGTGGAGACGGCCTTTCTGGTCACCAGCCGGATGGACGGCGACGACGAGCGGTTCGTCGACGCGGCCCGCGGGGCGGGCGTGCGTCGTGTGGTGAAGCTGTCCGCGGCGGCCGTCTCGGACCCCGGGGCCGATGACGTCATCACCAGGTGGCAGCGCGACAGCGAGCGTCTGCTGCGCGACTCCGGAATGGAATGGACTCTGCTGCGTCCGCGTGCCTTCATGTCCAACACGCTCTCCTGGGCACCGACGGTGCGTACCGACCGTGTGGTCCGGGCGCTGTACGGCACGTCCCCCAACTCCTGCGTCGATCCGCGCGACATCGCCGATGTCGCCGTACGCGTCCTGACCGAGGAGGGGCACGCGGGCCGCGCCTACACCCTGACCGGCCCGGAGGCGATGACCGCGGCCCGGCAGACGGCCGAGCTGGGCCGGCAGCTCGGCGTGGAACTGCGCTTCGAGGAGCTCGCTCTCGAGGAGGCCCGCGCCCTGATGAGCGGGAGCCGTCCCGCCCCGCTCGTCGAGGCCCTGCTGGACAGCGCGGCGCGGCAGCTGCGGGGCGCCAAAGCCGGCGTGGACGACGCGATCCGCGAGGTGACGGGCCGTCCGGCCCGTTCCTACGCGGACTGGGTCCGCGACCACCTGTCCGCGTTCGCGGCATGA